From one Geoalkalibacter halelectricus genomic stretch:
- a CDS encoding sigma-54-dependent transcriptional regulator has translation MTKGKILICDDEVEIQNFLRKLLQARGHQVECFGAGAALLKALDEMEGALPDLVLVDAKMPGLDGLEVLRRIKAGHGDLCVVLMSAFATVRNAVEAMKLGAHDYLIKPFIAEDIYALVDTVVERGRLVAENRALKAEIRRRFDPEQVIFKSQAFRNVFTLAKRVATSDASVLILGESGTGKELIASTIHYGSARRDERFLTLNCAAITDTLLESQLFGHVKGAFTGAVANHRGLVEEANRGSLFLDEIGDLSPALQAKLLRLLQEKEFLPVGATRVRHADVRFIAATNKNLEEEVARGRFREDLFYRLNVVTLQLPPLRERREDIALLAEHFVRKYAKRPEQRLSAETLAVLGRYPWPGNVRELENTMEMAVILTDGDEIAPGCLPAKITSGGNPEDFSLPERGELSLEDVERMYIEQVFRQTGFHKVKSSEILGIARKTLDRKLAQYGIDKE, from the coding sequence ATGACCAAGGGAAAAATCCTCATCTGCGATGACGAGGTTGAGATCCAGAACTTTCTGCGCAAGCTGCTTCAGGCGCGCGGTCATCAGGTCGAATGCTTCGGCGCGGGTGCCGCCCTGCTCAAGGCTCTTGATGAAATGGAAGGGGCGCTGCCCGATCTGGTGCTGGTCGACGCCAAGATGCCCGGCCTCGACGGCCTGGAGGTGCTGCGGCGCATCAAGGCAGGCCATGGCGATCTGTGCGTGGTGCTGATGAGTGCCTTCGCCACGGTGCGCAATGCCGTTGAAGCCATGAAACTCGGTGCCCACGATTATCTGATCAAGCCTTTCATCGCCGAGGATATTTATGCTCTGGTCGATACGGTGGTGGAGCGCGGCCGCCTGGTCGCCGAGAATCGCGCCCTCAAGGCCGAGATCCGGCGGCGCTTCGACCCCGAGCAGGTGATCTTCAAGAGCCAGGCCTTCCGCAATGTTTTCACCCTGGCCAAGCGCGTGGCGACCAGCGATGCGAGCGTGCTGATTCTTGGGGAGAGCGGCACGGGCAAGGAATTGATCGCTTCCACCATTCACTACGGCAGCGCGCGCCGCGACGAGCGGTTTCTCACCCTCAACTGCGCCGCCATCACCGACACCCTCCTCGAAAGCCAGCTCTTCGGCCACGTCAAGGGCGCCTTCACCGGTGCCGTGGCCAATCACCGCGGCCTGGTCGAGGAGGCCAATCGCGGCAGCCTGTTTCTCGACGAGATCGGCGACCTGAGCCCGGCCCTGCAGGCCAAGCTGCTGCGATTGTTGCAGGAAAAGGAGTTCCTGCCGGTGGGCGCGACCCGGGTGCGCCACGCCGACGTGCGTTTCATCGCCGCCACCAACAAGAACCTCGAGGAGGAGGTGGCGCGCGGCCGGTTCCGCGAGGATCTCTTCTACCGTCTCAACGTGGTGACCCTGCAACTTCCGCCCCTGCGCGAGCGCCGCGAGGACATCGCGCTGCTCGCCGAGCATTTCGTGCGCAAATACGCCAAGCGTCCCGAGCAGCGCCTGAGTGCCGAAACCCTGGCTGTGCTTGGTCGCTATCCCTGGCCCGGCAACGTGCGTGAGTTGGAAAACACCATGGAAATGGCGGTGATCCTTACCGACGGCGATGAGATCGCGCCCGGCTGTCTGCCCGCCAAGATCACCAGCGGCGGCAATCCTGAGGATTTCAGTCTCCCCGAGCGTGGGGAGCTGTCCCTCGAGGATGTGGAACGCATGTATATCGAACAGGTCTTCCGCCAGACCGGTTTCCATAAAGTCAAATCCTCCGAAATTCTCGGCATCGCCCGCAAGACCCTCGACCGCAAGCTCGCCCAGTACGGAATTGATAAGGAATAA
- a CDS encoding methyl-accepting chemotaxis protein, with protein MSIKYKQLIMVIAAVVIPMLITLGFTRHFAAQTEALVAAEVEELVDANLAAIVGNAVEQIESYNRGRDLQRETAIRNYLRSAADGLLLKISRYHEALPPEEAWENIREEILSLRIATSGDAFTMNSAGVLTIHATSQGRNLAGNAHIDEMRSKREGYIVYHAVTAKRDKAVYYRYFEPLDLIIAPGVFIDEMEVLYDQQGEAAALAAVRTRLERLAVGENGYFWVLQASGENRGRYLVSPEGKRNGESILEMRDAQGRPVFNLLAERARGNPGELQEIHLDIPSARTGHSERMMLDFLYYEPFDWLIGATVPEQEYLAASEMLGASFTRMQGYLLGLGGLLALAAGLFAWWAAQRTVRPIRAVMEMVGEIERGHLDLRLRLTRKDELGQMARTMDELADNLQHEVVDALQKLAVGDLNFEARPRDGRDVIRGALKKLSDDLNGMVRQIQSAGEQIATGAGQVADASQSLSQGATEQASSLEEISASINQMAGQTSQSAENAGQANRLAGAAKQSAERGRERMQSMVQAMGEISAASGDISKIIKTIDEIAFQTNLLALNAAVEAARAGQHGKGFAVVAEEVRNLAARSAKAARETAELIESSVGKTRQGEQIAGETAAALDEIATGITKVSDLVGEIAAASSEQAEGIGQVNTGLTQIDQVTQQNTASAEESAAAAQELSGQAAQLRQLLQRFRLKGQGGAPAPAASVPQGQPRLAPAPPSQHWGGEQPAKAAKVAPAAIALDDEEFGRY; from the coding sequence ATGTCCATCAAGTACAAGCAACTGATCATGGTTATTGCCGCGGTCGTGATTCCCATGCTCATCACCCTGGGATTCACGCGGCATTTTGCCGCGCAGACCGAGGCGCTGGTCGCGGCGGAGGTCGAGGAGTTGGTGGATGCCAACCTGGCAGCCATCGTCGGCAATGCCGTCGAGCAGATCGAGAGCTACAACCGTGGGCGCGATTTGCAGCGCGAAACCGCCATCCGCAACTATTTGCGCTCCGCGGCCGACGGCTTGTTGCTGAAGATCAGCCGCTATCATGAAGCCCTTCCGCCCGAGGAAGCCTGGGAGAATATCCGTGAGGAAATTCTCTCCCTCAGAATCGCGACGAGCGGCGACGCCTTCACCATGAACAGCGCCGGGGTGCTGACCATTCACGCAACCAGCCAGGGGCGCAACCTCGCGGGCAATGCCCATATCGACGAAATGCGCAGCAAAAGGGAAGGCTACATCGTCTATCACGCCGTCACCGCCAAGCGCGACAAGGCTGTTTACTACCGCTATTTCGAGCCCCTCGACCTGATTATCGCGCCCGGGGTGTTCATCGATGAAATGGAGGTACTCTATGACCAGCAGGGCGAAGCGGCGGCCCTCGCGGCGGTCCGCACCCGCCTGGAAAGGCTGGCAGTTGGCGAAAACGGCTATTTCTGGGTGCTTCAGGCTAGCGGCGAAAATCGCGGCCGCTACCTGGTCTCTCCCGAGGGCAAGCGCAACGGCGAGAGCATCCTGGAGATGCGCGATGCACAGGGCCGACCGGTATTCAATCTCCTCGCGGAAAGGGCGCGAGGCAATCCCGGCGAGCTTCAGGAAATTCATCTGGATATTCCCAGCGCGCGCACCGGACACAGCGAACGCATGATGCTCGATTTTCTGTACTACGAGCCCTTCGACTGGTTGATCGGCGCCACGGTCCCGGAGCAGGAATATCTGGCCGCCAGCGAAATGCTCGGCGCCTCCTTCACCCGCATGCAGGGATATCTGTTGGGGCTCGGCGGTTTGCTCGCCCTGGCCGCGGGTCTGTTCGCCTGGTGGGCGGCGCAGCGCACCGTGCGCCCCATCCGTGCGGTGATGGAAATGGTCGGTGAAATCGAACGCGGCCATCTCGACCTGCGCCTGCGGCTGACGCGCAAGGATGAGCTGGGCCAGATGGCGCGCACCATGGATGAACTCGCCGATAATCTGCAGCACGAGGTGGTCGACGCCCTGCAGAAGTTGGCCGTGGGCGATCTCAACTTCGAGGCGCGGCCGCGCGACGGGCGCGACGTCATTCGCGGCGCCCTGAAAAAACTCAGCGACGATCTCAACGGCATGGTGCGTCAGATCCAGAGCGCCGGCGAGCAGATCGCCACGGGCGCGGGCCAGGTGGCAGACGCCAGCCAGTCACTGTCCCAGGGGGCCACCGAGCAGGCCAGCTCCTTGGAGGAGATCTCGGCGTCCATCAACCAGATGGCCGGGCAGACCAGCCAGAGCGCCGAGAACGCGGGTCAGGCCAACCGCCTGGCGGGCGCGGCCAAGCAGTCGGCCGAGCGCGGCCGCGAGCGCATGCAGTCCATGGTGCAGGCCATGGGCGAGATCAGCGCGGCGAGCGGCGACATCAGCAAGATCATCAAGACCATCGACGAGATCGCCTTTCAGACCAATCTGCTGGCGCTCAACGCGGCGGTGGAGGCGGCGCGCGCCGGGCAGCACGGCAAGGGCTTCGCGGTGGTGGCCGAGGAGGTGCGCAATCTCGCGGCGCGCAGCGCCAAGGCGGCGCGCGAGACGGCCGAGTTGATCGAATCCTCGGTGGGCAAGACCCGCCAGGGCGAGCAGATCGCCGGCGAGACGGCCGCGGCCCTCGACGAGATCGCCACGGGCATCACCAAGGTCAGCGATCTGGTGGGCGAAATCGCCGCGGCCTCCAGCGAGCAGGCCGAAGGCATCGGCCAAGTCAACACCGGCCTCACCCAGATCGACCAGGTCACCCAACAGAACACCGCGAGCGCCGAGGAATCGGCGGCCGCCGCGCAGGAGCTCTCCGGCCAGGCGGCGCAACTGCGCCAACTCTTGCAGCGGTTTCGCCTCAAGGGGCAGGGGGGCGCACCGGCCCCCGCCGCCTCCGTGCCGCAAGGGCAACCCCGTCTTGCCCCGGCGCCGCCGTCGCAGCACTGGGGCGGTGAACAACCGGCTAAAGCGGCCAAGGTCGCGCCCGCGGCCATCGCCCTGGATGACGAAGAGTTTGGGCGCTATTGA
- the nrfD gene encoding NrfD/PsrC family molybdoenzyme membrane anchor subunit produces MNKAAALRLKFWTPNVALLVFFMVSAAVFSYFRFFHGFGSVTNLNPNYPMGLWIAFDVACGVALAAGGFTTCLIVEIFGKHKYHALLRPAILTAFIGYMLVGMAVMFDLGRWYYIWHALIYWNGNSVLFEVAWCVMLYLSVLAVENVPAVVEEYKDKVSLPGPLALFNNLVNAFLHVADKVMGKVAVFFVLGGVVLSFGHQSSLGTMMLIAPYKLHELWFTPWSPLLFLMSAIAVGPSMVVFEASLATYFFNRKSEINLIGDFAKFIPWFLGAFLLFRFGDLAWRGALPAAFVPGTYAYAFWVEMALFIIPFVALMNKGVRFHSVKLFLAACSVICGVVAYRFNVFLIGMDMGPGWNYFPSVGEFAVTFGFVAFGVFLYKLAVNYLPILEQQH; encoded by the coding sequence ATGAATAAGGCAGCCGCCCTGCGCTTAAAGTTCTGGACGCCCAACGTGGCGCTGCTGGTCTTCTTCATGGTCAGCGCCGCGGTGTTTTCCTATTTTCGTTTCTTTCACGGTTTCGGTTCCGTGACCAACCTCAACCCCAACTATCCCATGGGCCTCTGGATCGCCTTCGACGTCGCCTGCGGCGTGGCCCTGGCGGCGGGCGGCTTCACCACCTGTCTCATCGTGGAGATTTTCGGCAAGCACAAGTACCATGCCCTGCTGCGCCCGGCGATTCTTACCGCCTTCATCGGCTACATGCTGGTGGGCATGGCGGTCATGTTCGACCTGGGGCGCTGGTATTACATCTGGCACGCCCTGATCTACTGGAACGGCAACTCGGTGCTTTTCGAGGTGGCCTGGTGCGTCATGCTCTACCTGAGCGTGCTGGCGGTGGAGAACGTGCCGGCGGTGGTCGAGGAATACAAGGACAAGGTCAGCCTGCCCGGCCCCCTGGCGCTGTTCAACAACCTGGTCAACGCCTTTCTGCACGTTGCCGACAAGGTCATGGGCAAGGTGGCGGTGTTCTTCGTCCTCGGCGGGGTGGTGCTGTCCTTCGGCCATCAGTCGTCCCTGGGCACCATGATGCTCATCGCCCCCTACAAGCTGCACGAGCTGTGGTTCACCCCTTGGTCGCCCTTGCTGTTTCTCATGTCGGCCATCGCCGTGGGGCCGTCCATGGTGGTGTTCGAGGCCAGCCTCGCCACCTATTTCTTCAACCGCAAATCCGAGATCAATCTGATCGGGGATTTCGCCAAGTTCATCCCCTGGTTTCTCGGCGCCTTTCTGCTGTTTCGCTTCGGTGACCTGGCGTGGCGCGGCGCGCTGCCGGCGGCCTTCGTGCCGGGCACCTACGCCTACGCCTTCTGGGTGGAGATGGCGTTGTTCATCATCCCCTTCGTCGCCCTGATGAACAAAGGCGTGCGTTTTCACAGCGTCAAGTTGTTTCTGGCGGCCTGCTCGGTGATCTGCGGCGTGGTGGCCTACCGTTTCAACGTGTTTCTCATCGGCATGGACATGGGCCCGGGCTGGAACTACTTCCCCTCGGTGGGCGAGTTCGCCGTGACCTTCGGCTTTGTCGCCTTCGGCGTGTTTCTCTACAAACTTGCCGTGAATTACCTGCCTATTCTCGAACAGCAGCATTAA
- a CDS encoding methyl-accepting chemotaxis protein, with product MASRLNSIQAKVGGILALILVLAFGISTAISTLQGAALLEKNGEAALRALQISTQEQARSVFYSLEIGTKSSVELGEMDIFQDLINDLGNVPGVVEVGLTNPRGTIDYSNVRASVGGRIPVADKAPGDRQPLVTSEANDILTLSRLSIMEKACLDCHFDAKVGDVAGVLFVRFNLEGLRSMESSMTAAFAEARAKSISTGLLTGGGGLLVAALAVIFLLGRLVRTPLLRLVGMVEELGRGHLNQRLNIDKDDEIGQMAKAIDSFADTLQNDMVANMKKLAAGDLDFSVVPYDAQDEIRHSLRKVSEDLNLVMSEVQGSGDQIARGADQVAETSQSLSQGATEQASSLQEISASINEMAAQIKTSADHATQADGLSRQASQSASRGQQQMQAMVEAMGEINRAGADISKIIKVIDEIAFQTNLLALNAAVEAARAGQHGKGFAVVAEEVRNLAARSAKAAKETAELIEVSVGKARNGGEIADQTATALDEIVGGITKVSDLIGEISAAANEQAEGIGQINQGLGQIDQVTQQNTANAEESAAAAEELSGQVRDLRQMLQRFKLKGAARQEIGFAAVPAVSAGWGGQNEAAPVAPKPRSKPEKPVAAQSFIALDDEEFGRY from the coding sequence ATGGCGTCACGGCTCAACAGCATTCAGGCCAAGGTCGGCGGAATTCTGGCGTTGATTTTGGTCCTGGCATTCGGCATCAGTACCGCCATCAGCACCCTGCAGGGTGCTGCTTTGCTGGAGAAAAACGGCGAGGCTGCCCTGCGCGCCTTGCAGATCTCGACGCAGGAGCAGGCTCGTAGCGTGTTCTACAGCCTGGAGATCGGCACGAAAAGCTCCGTGGAGTTGGGGGAGATGGATATCTTTCAGGATCTGATCAACGACCTGGGCAACGTGCCTGGCGTGGTTGAAGTCGGACTGACCAATCCCCGCGGCACCATTGATTATTCCAACGTGCGCGCGAGCGTCGGGGGAAGAATTCCTGTGGCCGATAAGGCCCCGGGCGATCGCCAACCCCTGGTGACCAGCGAAGCCAACGATATTTTGACCCTGTCGCGCCTGAGCATCATGGAGAAGGCCTGCCTGGATTGCCACTTCGACGCCAAGGTCGGCGATGTGGCCGGGGTGCTGTTCGTGCGTTTCAACCTGGAAGGCTTGCGCAGCATGGAAAGTTCCATGACCGCGGCCTTTGCCGAGGCGCGCGCCAAAAGCATTTCCACCGGTCTGCTCACCGGCGGTGGTGGGCTGCTGGTGGCCGCTCTGGCCGTGATCTTTTTGCTCGGTCGTCTGGTGCGTACGCCCCTGCTCCGCCTGGTCGGCATGGTGGAAGAGTTGGGTCGCGGCCATCTCAACCAGCGCCTCAACATCGACAAGGACGATGAAATCGGCCAGATGGCCAAGGCCATCGACAGCTTTGCCGATACCTTGCAGAACGACATGGTCGCCAACATGAAGAAGCTGGCCGCCGGCGACCTCGATTTCAGCGTGGTGCCCTACGACGCCCAGGACGAAATCCGCCACTCGCTGCGCAAGGTGAGTGAGGATCTCAATCTGGTGATGAGCGAGGTGCAGGGCTCCGGCGATCAGATCGCGCGCGGCGCCGATCAGGTGGCCGAGACCAGCCAGTCGCTTTCCCAGGGGGCCACGGAGCAGGCCAGTTCCTTGCAGGAGATTTCCGCCTCCATCAACGAGATGGCGGCCCAGATCAAGACCAGCGCCGATCATGCCACCCAGGCCGATGGGCTCTCGCGCCAGGCCAGCCAATCCGCCTCGCGCGGCCAGCAGCAGATGCAAGCCATGGTCGAGGCGATGGGCGAGATCAACCGCGCCGGCGCCGATATCTCCAAGATCATCAAGGTCATCGACGAGATCGCCTTCCAGACCAACCTGCTGGCCTTGAATGCCGCCGTCGAGGCGGCGCGCGCCGGGCAGCACGGCAAGGGCTTCGCGGTGGTGGCCGAGGAGGTGCGCAACCTCGCCGCGCGCAGCGCCAAGGCGGCCAAGGAAACGGCTGAACTCATCGAGGTGTCGGTGGGCAAGGCGAGAAACGGCGGAGAGATCGCCGATCAGACGGCGACCGCCCTGGATGAGATTGTCGGGGGCATCACCAAGGTATCCGATCTCATTGGTGAGATTTCCGCCGCCGCCAACGAGCAGGCCGAAGGCATCGGCCAGATCAACCAGGGCCTCGGCCAGATCGATCAGGTCACCCAGCAGAACACCGCCAATGCCGAGGAGTCGGCGGCGGCCGCCGAGGAATTGTCCGGTCAGGTGCGCGATCTGCGCCAGATGCTGCAGCGCTTCAAGCTTAAGGGCGCGGCCCGGCAGGAAATCGGTTTTGCCGCGGTTCCCGCCGTCTCGGCCGGCTGGGGCGGACAGAACGAAGCCGCGCCGGTGGCGCCCAAGCCCAGGAGCAAGCCCGAGAAGCCGGTCGCGGCCCAGTCCTTCATCGCCCTGGACGATGAGGAATTCGGCCGCTACTGA
- the hybA gene encoding hydrogenase 2 operon protein HybA, which yields MPITRRKFFKVAAATGAGACAALTAPPQASAANRPADPGFGMLNDSTRCVGCKVCQVACKKVNELPAESTLGDGGRLFDSPRGLSDRTYTLVKMHRDEDSGEATFVKEQCMHCLDPACKSACLVLAFEREETGAVTWNSRKCMGCRYCMIACPYNVPQFEWHRAIPDISKCTLCHDTRLVHGQPTACAEVCPVDAITFGHRDELLRIARNRIAADPDRYDPHVYGEHEVGGTGVLYLTKPKVSFASLGLPPFGYKGVPRLTESIQHGIFKYFIPPVAIYAALGGIMAFNQRRNKLKGETEHE from the coding sequence ATGCCGATCACACGCAGGAAGTTCTTCAAAGTCGCCGCGGCGACGGGGGCGGGCGCCTGTGCGGCTTTGACCGCGCCGCCCCAGGCCTCGGCGGCCAACCGGCCGGCCGATCCCGGTTTCGGCATGCTCAACGACTCGACCCGCTGCGTCGGCTGCAAGGTCTGCCAGGTGGCGTGCAAGAAGGTCAACGAGCTGCCCGCCGAGAGCACCCTCGGCGACGGTGGGCGGCTGTTCGATTCACCGCGCGGCCTCTCCGACCGCACCTACACTCTGGTCAAGATGCACCGCGACGAAGACAGCGGCGAGGCCACCTTCGTCAAGGAGCAGTGCATGCACTGCCTCGATCCGGCGTGCAAATCGGCCTGCCTGGTGTTGGCCTTCGAGCGCGAGGAGACCGGGGCGGTGACTTGGAACAGCCGCAAATGCATGGGCTGCCGCTATTGCATGATCGCCTGTCCCTACAACGTGCCGCAGTTTGAATGGCACCGGGCGATTCCCGACATCAGCAAGTGTACTCTGTGCCACGATACGCGCCTGGTGCATGGCCAACCCACGGCCTGCGCCGAGGTCTGCCCCGTCGACGCCATCACCTTCGGCCACCGCGACGAGCTGTTGCGCATCGCGCGCAACCGCATCGCCGCCGATCCCGATCGCTACGACCCCCATGTCTACGGCGAGCACGAAGTCGGCGGCACCGGGGTGCTTTACCTGACCAAGCCCAAGGTCAGTTTCGCGTCCTTGGGCCTGCCGCCCTTCGGCTACAAGGGGGTGCCGCGCCTCACCGAATCCATCCAGCACGGCATCTTTAAATACTTCATTCCGCCGGTGGCCATTTACGCGGCCCTCGGCGGCATCATGGCCTTCAACCAGAGGCGCAACAAGCTCAAAGGAGAGACGGAGCATGAATAA
- a CDS encoding nickel-dependent hydrogenase large subunit → MGKIIIDPVTRIEGHLKIEAVLDNGVVKEARSSGMMYRGLENILLGRDPRDAARIMQRICGVCPTSHGLTATFALDEAYGVNGNIPANGRILRNLIQGANYVQSHILHFYQLAALDYVDVTAAADYSGSDPNLRKVKEFIARGNLGPFLPRYEGDYRLTKEENRAAVSHYVEALNLRRMAHEALAVFGGKMPHNMSIVAGGVTADPTIDKIAAYLWKIEQLSDFIEHRYLPDVLMVARRYSDYFGIGAGCKQFMSFGVFDLDHHPDLTKRKRYLPQGIVRAADFRLQPMDPNRITEQVENSWYRETGPVHPYDGSTEPDRDKAGAYSWCKSPRYAGEVMEVGPLARMLAAYAGGHDEVKAQIDGVLAQFNAGPEALFSVLGRHAARAIECKLVADQLKKWVLELQPGNPVCAEYSLDVNSRGMGLHEAPRGALGHWIVVEGGKTKNYQAVVPTTWNMGPADAKGVPGPVEQSLIGTRVKDQENPFELVRIVRSYDPCLSCAVHVVTPKGRDLGRFVVAPE, encoded by the coding sequence ATGGGAAAAATCATCATCGATCCGGTCACCCGTATCGAAGGCCACCTCAAGATCGAGGCGGTTCTGGACAACGGGGTGGTCAAGGAAGCCAGAAGTTCGGGCATGATGTATCGCGGACTCGAGAACATTCTGCTCGGCCGCGACCCGCGCGATGCCGCGCGGATCATGCAGCGCATCTGCGGGGTGTGCCCGACCTCCCATGGGCTCACGGCGACCTTCGCCCTCGATGAGGCCTATGGCGTCAACGGCAACATTCCCGCCAACGGGCGTATCCTGCGCAACCTGATTCAGGGCGCCAACTATGTCCAGTCCCACATCCTGCATTTTTACCAACTGGCCGCCCTCGATTATGTCGACGTCACCGCGGCGGCCGATTACAGCGGCTCCGATCCCAACCTGCGCAAGGTCAAGGAGTTCATCGCCCGCGGCAACCTCGGCCCGTTCCTGCCGCGTTACGAGGGCGATTATCGTTTGACCAAGGAAGAAAACCGCGCCGCCGTCTCTCACTATGTCGAGGCCCTCAACCTGCGGCGCATGGCCCATGAGGCGCTTGCCGTGTTCGGCGGCAAGATGCCGCACAACATGTCCATCGTCGCCGGCGGCGTGACGGCCGATCCGACCATCGACAAGATCGCCGCCTATCTGTGGAAAATCGAGCAGTTGAGCGATTTCATCGAGCACCGCTACCTGCCCGACGTGCTCATGGTGGCGCGCCGCTACAGCGATTATTTCGGTATCGGCGCCGGCTGCAAGCAGTTCATGTCCTTCGGGGTGTTCGACCTCGACCATCATCCCGACCTCACCAAGCGCAAGCGTTACCTGCCCCAGGGCATCGTGCGCGCCGCCGATTTCAGGCTGCAGCCCATGGATCCCAACCGCATCACCGAGCAGGTGGAGAACAGCTGGTATCGCGAGACCGGCCCGGTGCATCCCTATGACGGCAGCACCGAACCCGATCGCGACAAGGCCGGCGCCTACAGTTGGTGCAAATCGCCGCGCTACGCCGGCGAGGTCATGGAAGTCGGTCCTCTGGCGCGCATGCTGGCCGCCTATGCGGGCGGCCATGACGAGGTCAAGGCCCAGATCGACGGCGTGCTGGCGCAGTTCAACGCCGGCCCCGAGGCGCTGTTTTCGGTGCTCGGCCGCCACGCGGCGCGTGCCATCGAGTGCAAGCTGGTCGCCGACCAGCTCAAGAAGTGGGTGCTGGAACTGCAACCCGGAAACCCGGTGTGCGCCGAATACTCCCTGGACGTCAACAGCCGCGGCATGGGTCTGCACGAGGCGCCGCGCGGCGCCCTGGGCCACTGGATCGTGGTGGAAGGGGGCAAGACCAAGAATTATCAGGCGGTGGTGCCCACCACCTGGAACATGGGCCCCGCCGACGCCAAGGGCGTGCCCGGGCCGGTGGAGCAATCCCTCATCGGCACTCGGGTCAAGGATCAGGAAAATCCCTTCGAGCTGGTGCGCATCGTGCGCTCCTACGACCCCTGTCTCTCCTGCGCCGTGCATGTGGTGACGCCCAAGGGCCGCGACCTCGGCCGCTTCGTGGTGGCGCCGGAATGA
- a CDS encoding hydrogenase small subunit: MALSRRRFLQFSAGTAAALGVNIFENPLLKKAFADAIKHTPIIWLGTGACTGCSVALLNSLAPRVQDVLLDQVVPGHHTELAFHSTVMAAAGDLAMEAMYAAEEKPFILVVEGSIITKDPRMCEIGEVDDHGITSTEHMDRMGPKAKLVLAVGSCAAFGGVNKANMNPSGSIGVAEYFKQKGITTPVINIPGCAIHPDWFIGTLAAYLLAGPQSIELDEHLRPKMFFSKLIHDNCPLRGHFDAGRFAQHWGDPYCLYKLGCKGPVAHANCPEKKFNSGTNYCLDNRHPCIGCVEPEFPYEGSLFEPPPVYTVTPPAAFPPIHTEQRQNIDFSPTYGALAGIAVGAAGVSMIRKRSAEAKQDLDEKE, from the coding sequence ATGGCACTTTCAAGACGCAGGTTTCTTCAGTTTTCCGCCGGCACCGCCGCGGCCCTGGGCGTCAATATCTTCGAAAACCCCCTGCTGAAAAAAGCGTTCGCCGACGCCATCAAGCATACCCCCATCATCTGGCTGGGTACCGGCGCCTGCACGGGCTGCTCCGTGGCGCTGCTCAACAGCCTGGCGCCGCGCGTCCAGGATGTGCTGCTCGACCAGGTGGTGCCGGGACACCACACGGAGCTGGCCTTTCACTCCACGGTCATGGCCGCCGCCGGCGATCTGGCCATGGAGGCCATGTACGCCGCCGAGGAAAAGCCCTTCATCCTGGTGGTCGAGGGCTCCATCATCACCAAGGATCCGCGCATGTGTGAAATCGGCGAGGTCGATGACCACGGCATCACCAGCACCGAGCACATGGATCGCATGGGACCCAAGGCCAAGCTGGTGCTGGCGGTGGGCTCCTGCGCGGCTTTCGGTGGCGTCAACAAGGCCAACATGAACCCCAGCGGCTCCATCGGCGTGGCGGAATACTTCAAGCAAAAGGGCATCACCACGCCGGTCATCAACATTCCCGGCTGCGCCATCCACCCCGACTGGTTCATCGGCACCCTGGCCGCCTACCTGCTCGCCGGGCCGCAATCCATCGAGCTTGACGAGCACCTGCGGCCGAAAATGTTCTTCAGCAAACTGATTCACGACAACTGCCCCCTGCGCGGCCATTTCGACGCCGGGCGCTTCGCCCAGCACTGGGGCGATCCCTACTGCCTGTACAAGCTTGGCTGCAAAGGGCCCGTGGCCCACGCCAACTGTCCGGAGAAAAAATTCAATTCGGGCACCAACTACTGCCTCGACAACCGCCATCCCTGCATCGGCTGCGTCGAGCCGGAATTTCCCTACGAGGGCTCCCTGTTCGAGCCGCCGCCGGTGTACACCGTCACTCCGCCGGCGGCCTTTCCGCCCATCCACACCGAGCAGCGCCAGAATATCGATTTTTCGCCCACCTATGGGGCGCTGGCCGGAATCGCCGTGGGTGCCGCGGGCGTGAGCATGATCCGCAAGCGCTCCGCCGAAGCCAAACAGGACCTGGACGAAAAGGAGTAA
- a CDS encoding hydrogenase maturation protease produces MNAPARPLSGIHRAPILVMAVGNILRRDDGFADAVLKVLAEEELPQEVELFDAGTSIIDLMDVFHDRERLIVVDAVQGGQAPGTLYRFSPEEVEAEAIPTASLHQVGLLETLKLGNLVDCRPQATVVIGVQPGSTELGIGLTPEVEAAVPGAVRLVKKELGL; encoded by the coding sequence TTGAATGCGCCCGCCCGGCCGTTGTCCGGAATCCACCGCGCCCCCATCCTGGTCATGGCGGTGGGCAACATCCTGCGCCGGGACGACGGCTTCGCTGACGCGGTGCTCAAGGTTCTGGCCGAGGAGGAGCTGCCGCAGGAAGTCGAACTCTTCGACGCCGGAACCTCCATCATCGACCTGATGGATGTGTTTCACGACCGCGAGCGGCTCATCGTCGTCGACGCGGTGCAGGGCGGTCAGGCTCCCGGCACCCTCTACCGCTTCAGTCCCGAGGAGGTCGAGGCCGAGGCGATTCCCACCGCCAGCCTGCATCAGGTGGGGCTGCTGGAAACCCTCAAGCTGGGCAACCTGGTGGACTGCCGTCCCCAGGCGACGGTGGTCATCGGCGTGCAGCCCGGTTCCACGGAGCTGGGCATCGGGTTGACGCCGGAAGTCGAGGCCGCGGTTCCGGGGGCGGTCAGGCTGGTGAAAAAGGAGCTTGGTTTGTAA